From Pseudomonas alcaligenes, a single genomic window includes:
- the purM gene encoding phosphoribosylformylglycinamidine cyclo-ligase, with product MSKQPSISYKDAGVDIDAGEALVERIKGVAKRTARPEVMGGLGGFGALCEIPAGYKQPVLVSGTDGVGTKLRLALNLNKHDSIGQDLVAMCVNDLVVCGAEPLFFLDYYATGKLNVDVAATVVTGIGAGCELAGCSLVGGETAEMPGMYEGEDYDLAGFCVGVVEKAEIIDGSKVATGDALIALPSSGPHSNGYSLIRKIIEVSGADIETTQLGGKPLTELLMAPTRIYVKPLLKLIKETGAVKAMAHITGGGLLDNIPRVLPEGAQAVIDVASWNRPAVFDWLQEKGNVDEHEMHRVLNCGVGMVICVAQDQVEATLTSLRASGEAPWVIGQIGTAAEGAAQVLLNNLKAH from the coding sequence ATGAGCAAGCAACCCTCCATCAGCTACAAAGACGCCGGTGTGGACATCGACGCCGGTGAAGCCCTGGTCGAACGCATCAAAGGCGTCGCCAAGCGCACCGCGCGCCCGGAAGTCATGGGTGGCCTGGGTGGTTTCGGCGCCCTGTGTGAAATCCCCGCCGGCTACAAGCAGCCGGTACTGGTCAGCGGCACCGACGGCGTCGGCACCAAGCTGCGCCTGGCGCTGAACCTGAACAAGCACGACAGCATCGGCCAGGATCTGGTCGCCATGTGCGTCAACGACCTGGTGGTGTGCGGCGCCGAGCCGCTGTTCTTCCTCGACTACTACGCCACCGGCAAGCTCAATGTCGACGTGGCCGCCACCGTGGTTACCGGCATCGGCGCCGGTTGCGAGCTGGCCGGCTGCTCCCTGGTCGGCGGTGAAACCGCCGAGATGCCGGGCATGTACGAAGGCGAAGACTATGACCTGGCCGGTTTCTGCGTCGGCGTGGTGGAAAAGGCCGAGATCATCGACGGCTCGAAAGTCGCCACCGGTGACGCACTGATCGCCCTGCCGTCCTCCGGCCCGCACTCCAACGGCTACTCGCTGATCCGCAAGATCATCGAAGTGTCCGGTGCCGACATCGAAACCACCCAGCTGGGCGGCAAGCCGCTGACCGAGCTGCTGATGGCGCCGACCCGCATCTACGTCAAGCCGCTGCTGAAACTGATCAAGGAAACCGGTGCGGTCAAGGCCATGGCCCACATCACTGGCGGCGGCCTGCTCGACAATATCCCGCGCGTGCTGCCGGAAGGCGCCCAGGCGGTGATCGACGTGGCCAGCTGGAACCGCCCGGCGGTATTCGACTGGCTGCAGGAGAAGGGCAACGTCGACGAGCATGAGATGCACCGCGTGCTCAACTGCGGCGTCGGCATGGTCATCTGCGTAGCCCAGGATCAGGTCGAAGCGACCCTGACCAGCCTGCGCGCCTCGGGCGAAGCCCCGTGGGTGATCGGCCAGATCGGCACCGCTGCCGAAGGCGCTGCCCAGGTTCTGCTGAACAACCTGAAAGCCCACTGA
- the purN gene encoding phosphoribosylglycinamide formyltransferase has protein sequence MADCNVVVLISGSGSNLQALIDSTASADSPACIRAVISNRADAYGLERAKQAGIATLVLDHKQFDGREAFDAALVEAIDGFDPQLVVLAGFMRILTGGFVRHYAGRLLNIHPSLLPKYKGLHTHQRALEAGDSEHGCSVHFVSEELDGGPLVVQAVVPVQSDDTPDSLAQRVHREEHRIYPLAMHWFAAGRLRLAEQGAMLDNQPLPATGHLIRS, from the coding sequence ATGGCCGACTGCAATGTCGTGGTGCTGATTTCCGGGTCTGGCAGCAACCTGCAGGCCCTGATCGACAGCACCGCCAGCGCTGACAGCCCGGCGTGCATCCGCGCAGTAATTTCCAACCGCGCCGACGCCTACGGCCTGGAGCGGGCCAAGCAGGCGGGCATCGCCACCCTGGTGCTCGATCACAAGCAGTTCGACGGCCGCGAGGCCTTCGACGCTGCGCTGGTCGAGGCCATCGACGGCTTCGACCCGCAGCTGGTGGTACTGGCCGGCTTCATGCGCATCCTCACTGGTGGCTTCGTCCGCCACTACGCCGGGCGCCTGCTGAATATCCATCCTTCGCTGCTGCCCAAGTACAAGGGCCTGCACACCCACCAGCGCGCGCTGGAAGCCGGTGACAGCGAGCACGGCTGCAGCGTGCACTTCGTCAGCGAGGAACTCGATGGCGGCCCTCTGGTCGTACAAGCGGTAGTGCCGGTACAGTCCGACGATACGCCGGACAGCCTGGCCCAACGGGTGCACCGCGAAGAACATCGCATTTATCCGCTGGCCATGCACTGGTTCGCCGCCGGCCGCTTGCGCCTCGCCGAACAGGGCGCAATGCTGGATAACCAGCCACTGCCGGCCACCGGACACCTGATCCGCTCATAG
- a CDS encoding DUF3108 domain-containing protein, giving the protein MPRILLTLLALLSLPLQAAELQPFSASYTADWKQVPITGTAGRSLKQLDNGRWELGFEAAMLVASLHETSTLRLENGALLPLTYRFERSGLGKSKEVELDFDWTEKQVLGSDRGDPVRLTLNRGLLDKSTYQLALQQDVADGKQSMSYQVVDGDEIETYDFRVLGPERVRTQAGLIDAIKVERVRDPTQSTRKTMMWFAKDWDYLLVRLHQVETDGKEYQIMLKDGTVNGRPVEGLKE; this is encoded by the coding sequence ATGCCCCGCATCCTGCTGACGCTCCTCGCTCTGCTGAGCCTGCCCCTGCAGGCCGCCGAACTGCAGCCCTTCTCCGCCAGCTACACCGCCGACTGGAAACAGGTGCCGATCACCGGCACCGCCGGGCGCAGCCTCAAGCAACTGGACAACGGTCGCTGGGAGCTGGGCTTCGAGGCCGCCATGCTGGTCGCCAGCCTGCATGAAACCAGCACCCTGCGCCTGGAAAACGGTGCCCTGCTGCCGCTGACCTACCGCTTCGAACGTAGCGGCCTGGGCAAGAGCAAGGAAGTCGAGCTGGACTTCGACTGGACCGAGAAGCAGGTGCTCGGCAGCGACCGCGGCGACCCAGTACGCCTGACCCTCAACCGCGGCCTGCTGGACAAGTCGACCTACCAGCTGGCCCTGCAGCAGGATGTCGCCGACGGCAAGCAAAGCATGAGCTACCAGGTAGTCGACGGTGACGAGATCGAGACCTACGACTTCCGCGTGCTCGGCCCCGAGCGTGTGCGCACCCAGGCCGGGCTGATCGACGCGATCAAGGTCGAGCGCGTGCGCGACCCGACCCAGAGCACTCGCAAGACCATGATGTGGTTCGCCAAGGACTGGGACTACCTGCTGGTACGCCTGCACCAGGTGGAAACCGACGGCAAGGAATACCAGATCATGCTCAAGGACGGCACAGTCAACGGCCGCCCCGTCGAGGGCCTCAAGGAGTAA
- a CDS encoding Rho-binding antiterminator translates to MNDTYQPLACDLYDYLEIACMHGYRLRIELDDGSELEATAVTTQTRASKEEFFIVRNASGEQQLRLDRLLAITPLDAGASFARVLLGNRHC, encoded by the coding sequence ATGAACGACACTTACCAACCACTGGCCTGCGACCTCTACGACTACCTGGAGATCGCCTGCATGCACGGCTACCGCCTGCGCATCGAGCTGGACGACGGCAGCGAGCTGGAGGCCACGGCAGTGACCACCCAGACCCGCGCGAGCAAGGAAGAGTTCTTCATCGTGCGCAACGCCAGCGGCGAACAGCAGCTGCGCCTCGACCGGCTGCTGGCGATCACCCCGCTGGATGCCGGCGCCAGCTTCGCCCGGGTGCTGCTGGGCAACCGTCACTGCTGA
- a CDS encoding DUF2058 domain-containing protein, with protein sequence MSLSLRDQLLKAGLVNEKQAKQAGKQKQKQQRLEKKGQVEVDDAQKQAALQAMADKAARDQELNRQQQEKAQQKAIAAQIKQLIESSRLPKINGEDYYNFVDEKKVKRIAVNNLMRDKLSRGSLAIVRLGGGYEVIPREAALKIQERDAQRVLLLNTPTEAPDADDPYAAYQVPDDLMW encoded by the coding sequence ATGAGCCTTTCCCTCCGCGACCAGCTGCTCAAAGCCGGGCTGGTCAATGAAAAGCAGGCCAAGCAGGCCGGCAAGCAGAAGCAGAAGCAACAGCGCCTGGAGAAAAAGGGCCAGGTCGAGGTCGACGATGCGCAGAAGCAGGCCGCCCTGCAGGCCATGGCCGACAAGGCCGCGCGCGACCAGGAGCTGAACCGCCAGCAGCAGGAGAAGGCCCAGCAGAAGGCCATCGCCGCGCAGATCAAGCAACTGATCGAGAGCAGCCGGCTACCGAAGATCAACGGCGAGGACTACTACAACTTCGTCGACGAGAAGAAGGTCAAGCGCATCGCGGTGAACAACCTGATGCGCGACAAGCTCAGCCGTGGCTCGCTGGCCATCGTCCGCCTTGGTGGCGGTTACGAGGTGATTCCGCGAGAGGCGGCGCTGAAGATCCAGGAGCGTGATGCGCAGCGCGTGCTGCTGCTCAATACGCCGACCGAAGCGCCGGATGCCGATGATCCGTACGCCGCCTACCAGGTGCCGGATGACCTGATGTGGTGA
- the mazG gene encoding nucleoside triphosphate pyrophosphohydrolase, protein MYQLDDLLHLMARLRDPQHGCPWDLKQSYATIVPYTIEEAYEVADAIERSDFEHLPGELGDLLFQVVYYSQLAREEGRFEFAQVVDGITRKLIRRHPHVFPDGDLYGAPDAAKLEEAAVKQRWEELKAEERAEKAAAPEQLSLLDDVPTVLPALSRAAKLQKRAAQVGFDWPEALPVVDKVREELDEVLEAMSENDAEAVAEEIGDLLFVVTNLARHLKVDPETALRSANSKFERRFRFIEQALREGGRPIENCSLEELDALWGEAKKQEKLQPGC, encoded by the coding sequence ATGTACCAACTCGACGATCTGCTGCACCTGATGGCCCGCCTGCGCGATCCGCAGCACGGCTGTCCCTGGGATCTCAAGCAGAGCTACGCGACCATAGTTCCCTACACCATCGAGGAAGCCTACGAGGTGGCCGATGCCATCGAGCGTAGCGACTTCGAGCACCTGCCCGGCGAGCTGGGCGACCTGCTGTTCCAGGTCGTCTACTACAGCCAGCTGGCCCGCGAGGAAGGGCGTTTCGAGTTTGCCCAGGTGGTCGATGGCATCACCCGCAAGCTGATTCGCCGCCATCCCCACGTGTTTCCCGATGGCGACCTGTACGGTGCGCCGGATGCGGCGAAGCTGGAGGAGGCGGCAGTCAAGCAGCGCTGGGAGGAGCTCAAGGCCGAGGAGCGCGCCGAGAAGGCCGCAGCCCCCGAACAGCTGTCACTGCTCGACGATGTGCCCACCGTGCTGCCGGCTCTGAGTCGCGCGGCCAAGCTGCAGAAGCGTGCGGCCCAGGTCGGTTTCGACTGGCCGGAGGCGCTACCGGTGGTGGACAAGGTGCGCGAGGAACTCGACGAAGTCCTGGAGGCGATGAGCGAGAACGATGCCGAGGCGGTGGCCGAGGAGATCGGCGACCTGCTGTTCGTGGTCACCAACCTGGCCCGCCACCTCAAGGTCGATCCGGAAACCGCGCTGCGCAGTGCCAACAGCAAGTTCGAGCGGCGCTTTCGTTTTATCGAGCAGGCATTGCGCGAGGGCGGTCGGCCCATCGAGAATTGCAGCCTGGAAGAACTGGACGCCCTGTGGGGCGAAGCCAAGAAGCAGGAAAAGCTGCAACCTGGCTGTTAA
- the relA gene encoding GTP diphosphokinase, giving the protein MVQVRAHQPINLDGSINLEAWLDHALSVDPALDREALKVACEFARDAEQQANAAQNLWAEGTSSFQTGLEIAEILADLKLDQDSLVAAVIYRAVREGKTSLKRVQELFGPVVAKLIEGVLRMAAISASLNPRDSLVLGSQAQVENLRKMLVAMVDDVRVALIKLAERTCAIRAVKNADDEKRHRVAREVFDIYAPLAHRLGIGHIKWELEDLSFRYLEPEQYKQIAKLLHERRLDREQYIADVMQQLRDELTATGIKPDISGRAKHIYSIWRKMQRKGLQFSQIYDVRAVRVLVPEVRDCYTALGIVHSLWRHIPKEFDDYIANPKENGYRSLHTAVIGPDGKVLEVQIRTNGMHEEAELGVCAHWKYKGTDVKGNSDHYEEKISWLRQVLEWHEELGDIGGLAEQLRVDIEPDRVYVFTPDGHAIDLPKGATPLDFAYRVHTQIGHNCRGAKINGRIVPLTYSLQTGEQVEIITGKNGSPSRDWLNQNLGYITTSRARAKIVHWFKLQARDQNVAAGKTMLERELSRLALPAVDFEKLADKCNLKTAEDMYAALGAGDLRLIHAVNLAQQLVEPERGSEQLELIPRRSGGGYKPGKRGDIQIQGVGNLLTQMAGCCQPLPGDPIVGYITLGRGVSIHRQDCASALQLAGREPERIIQVSWGPVPVQTYPVDIVIKAYDRSGLLRDVSQVLLNERINVLAVNTRSNKEDNTASMLLTIEIPGLDALGRLLARIGQLPNIIEARRNRSNS; this is encoded by the coding sequence ATGGTACAGGTCAGAGCGCATCAGCCCATCAACCTCGATGGCAGCATCAACCTGGAGGCATGGCTGGATCATGCCCTGAGCGTCGACCCCGCGCTGGATCGCGAGGCGCTGAAAGTTGCCTGCGAGTTCGCCCGCGACGCCGAGCAGCAGGCCAATGCCGCCCAGAACCTGTGGGCCGAGGGCACCTCGAGTTTCCAGACCGGTCTGGAAATCGCCGAGATTCTCGCCGACCTCAAGCTCGACCAGGACTCGCTGGTCGCCGCGGTGATCTACCGTGCCGTGCGCGAAGGCAAGACCAGCCTCAAGCGCGTGCAGGAACTGTTCGGCCCGGTGGTGGCCAAGCTGATCGAAGGCGTGTTGCGCATGGCGGCGATCAGCGCCTCGCTCAACCCGCGCGACTCCCTGGTGCTTGGCTCCCAGGCGCAGGTGGAGAACCTGCGCAAGATGCTGGTGGCCATGGTCGACGACGTGCGCGTGGCACTGATCAAGCTGGCCGAGCGCACCTGCGCGATCCGTGCGGTGAAGAACGCCGACGACGAGAAGCGCCATCGCGTCGCCCGCGAAGTCTTCGATATCTATGCGCCGCTGGCCCATCGCCTGGGTATCGGCCATATCAAGTGGGAGCTGGAGGATCTGTCCTTCCGCTACCTGGAGCCTGAGCAGTACAAGCAGATCGCCAAGCTGCTGCACGAGCGCCGTCTGGATCGCGAGCAGTACATCGCCGACGTGATGCAGCAGCTGCGCGACGAACTGACCGCCACCGGGATCAAACCGGACATCAGCGGCCGCGCCAAACACATCTATTCGATCTGGCGGAAGATGCAGCGCAAGGGCCTGCAGTTCAGCCAGATCTACGACGTGCGCGCGGTGCGCGTGCTGGTGCCGGAGGTGCGCGACTGCTACACCGCGCTGGGTATCGTGCACAGCCTGTGGCGACATATCCCCAAGGAGTTCGACGACTACATCGCCAACCCCAAGGAGAACGGCTACCGCTCGCTGCACACTGCGGTGATCGGCCCGGACGGCAAGGTGCTGGAGGTGCAGATCCGTACCAACGGCATGCACGAGGAAGCCGAGCTGGGCGTGTGTGCGCACTGGAAGTACAAGGGCACCGACGTCAAGGGCAACTCCGACCACTATGAAGAGAAGATCTCCTGGCTTCGCCAGGTGCTCGAGTGGCACGAGGAACTGGGCGACATCGGCGGCCTGGCCGAGCAGCTGCGCGTCGATATCGAGCCGGATCGGGTCTACGTGTTCACCCCGGACGGCCACGCCATCGACCTGCCCAAGGGCGCCACGCCGCTGGATTTCGCCTACCGCGTGCACACCCAGATCGGCCACAACTGCCGTGGCGCCAAGATCAACGGGCGCATCGTGCCGCTGACCTACAGCCTGCAGACCGGCGAGCAGGTGGAGATCATCACCGGCAAGAACGGCTCGCCGAGCCGTGACTGGCTGAACCAGAACCTCGGCTACATCACCACCAGCCGGGCGCGGGCGAAGATCGTCCACTGGTTCAAGCTGCAGGCGCGCGACCAGAACGTCGCCGCCGGCAAGACCATGCTCGAGCGCGAGTTGAGCCGCCTGGCCCTGCCTGCGGTGGATTTCGAGAAGCTGGCCGACAAGTGCAACCTGAAGACCGCCGAGGACATGTATGCCGCCCTCGGTGCCGGCGACCTGCGCCTGATCCATGCGGTCAACCTGGCCCAGCAGCTGGTCGAGCCGGAGCGCGGCAGCGAGCAGCTGGAGCTGATTCCGCGGCGTTCCGGTGGCGGCTACAAGCCGGGCAAGCGTGGCGACATCCAGATCCAGGGCGTCGGCAACCTGCTCACGCAGATGGCCGGCTGCTGCCAGCCGCTGCCGGGCGACCCGATCGTGGGCTACATCACCCTCGGGCGCGGGGTTTCCATCCACCGCCAGGACTGCGCCTCGGCGCTGCAACTGGCCGGGCGCGAGCCGGAGCGGATCATTCAGGTCAGCTGGGGGCCGGTGCCGGTGCAGACCTATCCGGTGGATATCGTGATCAAGGCCTACGACCGTTCCGGCCTGCTGCGCGACGTATCGCAGGTGCTGCTCAACGAGCGGATCAACGTGCTGGCGGTGAATACCCGCTCGAACAAGGAGGACAACACCGCCTCCATGCTGCTGACCATCGAGATCCCCGGCCTGGATGCCCTGGGCCGGCTGCTGGCGCGCATCGGCCAGCTGCCCAACATCATCGAGGCGCGACGCAACCGCAGCAACAGTTGA
- the rlmD gene encoding 23S rRNA (uracil(1939)-C(5))-methyltransferase RlmD: protein MSKHRSLRFQPAGGERKAQVPVGKKQKLTIERLANDGRGIAFVEGRSWFVAGALPGEEVEARVLNARSQVVEARAERILQAVELRRQAPCVHAGTCGGCTLQHLPHSEQLALKQRSLAEQLQRVAGLQPEEWAAPLVGPEFGYRRRARIAVRWDVKHKRLDVGFRAAASQDIVAITDCAVLVQPLQLLLQGLPALLQGLDKPQAVGHVELFHGNASALLLRHTAPLGESDLARLRAFCVQHQAQLWLHGAGEPQADQPGLALGYRLEPWALELQYRPGDFVQVNAAVNQAMVEQALEWLAPQTGERVLDLFCGLGNFALPLARQVGEVVAVEGVQAMVERARQNAADNGLDNLHFFQADLSKPLAEASWARQAFDAVLLDPPRDGAFEVVKQIGALGAQRLVYVSCNPATLARDTAELVQQGYRLKRAGILDMFPQTAHVEAMALFEVG from the coding sequence ATGAGCAAGCACAGATCGCTACGCTTCCAGCCTGCCGGCGGTGAGCGCAAGGCCCAGGTGCCGGTAGGCAAGAAGCAGAAACTGACGATCGAGCGGCTGGCCAACGATGGGCGTGGTATCGCCTTTGTCGAGGGGCGCAGCTGGTTCGTCGCCGGTGCGCTGCCGGGCGAAGAAGTCGAGGCGCGCGTGCTGAATGCGCGCAGCCAGGTGGTCGAGGCCCGTGCCGAGCGCATCCTCCAGGCGGTGGAACTGCGCCGCCAGGCGCCGTGTGTCCATGCCGGCACCTGCGGCGGTTGCACCCTGCAGCACCTGCCACATAGCGAACAGCTTGCCCTGAAACAGCGCAGCCTGGCCGAGCAGTTGCAGCGGGTCGCCGGCTTGCAGCCGGAGGAATGGGCGGCGCCGCTGGTCGGCCCGGAGTTCGGCTACCGGCGCCGCGCGCGCATCGCCGTGCGCTGGGACGTCAAGCACAAGCGTCTGGACGTGGGCTTCCGCGCCGCGGCCAGTCAGGACATTGTCGCCATTACTGACTGCGCGGTACTGGTACAGCCCTTGCAGCTATTGCTGCAGGGATTGCCGGCGCTGCTCCAGGGCCTGGACAAGCCGCAGGCGGTCGGCCATGTCGAGTTGTTCCACGGCAATGCGTCGGCGCTGTTGCTGCGCCATACCGCGCCGCTGGGCGAGAGCGATCTGGCCCGCCTGCGGGCTTTCTGTGTCCAGCACCAGGCGCAGCTGTGGTTGCACGGCGCCGGCGAGCCGCAGGCGGATCAACCGGGCCTGGCGCTGGGCTATCGCCTGGAGCCCTGGGCGCTCGAGCTGCAATACCGGCCGGGGGATTTCGTCCAGGTCAATGCGGCGGTCAATCAGGCCATGGTCGAACAGGCACTAGAATGGTTGGCGCCGCAGACTGGCGAGCGGGTGCTGGATCTGTTCTGCGGCCTGGGCAACTTTGCCCTGCCGCTGGCTCGCCAGGTCGGCGAGGTGGTGGCGGTGGAAGGCGTGCAGGCGATGGTCGAGCGCGCGCGGCAGAATGCGGCGGACAACGGGCTGGATAATCTGCACTTTTTCCAGGCCGACCTGTCGAAACCGCTGGCCGAGGCCAGCTGGGCGCGTCAGGCGTTCGACGCGGTACTGCTCGATCCGCCGCGTGACGGCGCCTTCGAGGTGGTCAAACAGATCGGCGCGCTGGGTGCCCAGCGCCTGGTCTATGTGTCCTGCAATCCGGCGACCCTGGCCCGTGATACGGCGGAGCTGGTGCAGCAGGGCTACCGGCTGAAGCGAGCCGGGATTCTCGACATGTTTCCGCAGACGGCACATGTGGAGGCGATGGCGTTATTCGAGGTGGGCTAG
- the cysM gene encoding cysteine synthase CysM: protein MTLQFPTIADCIGNTPLVRLQRLPGSERNHLLVKLEGNNPAGSVKDRPAMSMITRAELRGAIQPGDVLIEATSGNTGIALAMAAAIKGYQMILIMPGNSTEERKAAMTAYGAELILVDNMEVARDLALAMQAEGKGKVLDQFANGDNPEAHYVGTGPEIWRQTQGAITHFISSMGTTGTIMGTSRYLKEQNPAVEIIGLQPQDGSAIPGIRRWPQEYLPSIYDASRVDRVLDISQAEAEDMMRRLAREEGIFCGVSSGGAVAAMLKLARETENAVMVAIICDRGDRYLSSGLFNQ from the coding sequence ATGACCCTGCAGTTCCCCACCATCGCCGATTGCATCGGCAACACCCCGCTGGTTCGTCTGCAACGCCTGCCCGGCAGTGAGCGCAATCACCTGCTGGTGAAGCTGGAAGGCAACAACCCGGCCGGTTCGGTCAAGGATCGCCCGGCCATGTCGATGATCACCCGCGCCGAGCTGCGCGGAGCCATCCAACCCGGCGATGTGCTGATCGAGGCCACCAGCGGCAATACCGGCATCGCCCTGGCCATGGCGGCGGCGATCAAGGGTTACCAGATGATCCTGATCATGCCCGGCAACTCCACCGAGGAGCGCAAGGCGGCGATGACTGCCTACGGTGCCGAGCTGATCCTGGTGGACAACATGGAGGTCGCTCGCGACCTGGCCCTGGCCATGCAGGCCGAGGGCAAGGGCAAGGTGCTCGACCAGTTCGCCAACGGCGACAACCCCGAGGCGCACTACGTGGGCACCGGCCCGGAGATCTGGCGCCAGACCCAGGGGGCGATCACCCACTTCATCAGCTCGATGGGCACCACCGGCACCATCATGGGTACCTCGCGCTACCTCAAGGAGCAGAACCCGGCCGTCGAGATCATCGGCCTGCAGCCGCAGGACGGCTCGGCCATCCCCGGCATCCGCCGCTGGCCGCAGGAATACCTGCCGAGCATCTACGACGCCAGCCGGGTCGACCGGGTGCTGGATATCTCCCAGGCCGAGGCCGAGGACATGATGCGCCGCCTGGCGCGCGAGGAAGGCATCTTCTGTGGCGTGTCGTCCGGCGGTGCGGTGGCGGCCATGCTCAAGCTGGCGCGCGAGACCGAGAATGCGGTGATGGTGGCGATCATCTGTGATCGCGGCGACCGTTACCTGTCCTCCGGCCTGTTCAACCAGTAA